In Pleuronectes platessa chromosome 8, fPlePla1.1, whole genome shotgun sequence, the genomic stretch TGGCTTCTTTAAAAAGGTCTGAGTATCCAGAAACTTCTTTCATCAGCTCACATCATTTCTATCAGACTGTGCATAAATGGACAATGAAAACAGAAGGAATATTCATGTAAAGAGTCACATCATTAGTTTATGTACCTCAAATTGACTTAAACTCCCGTCTGACAGTTTCATCTGCATCAGTACAGAAGGCTGCAGAGCCCTGGATAAAGAgctggagagacagaaaaacattaaCTTCATTACACCGAGGCCAAATCTTCTACCACTCTGTTTTAGAATCTTCTAAAATTCAAACAATAAAACTGGacaatacacaaacattttggTCACATCTTTGATGTTTAAGGTCTGTTTCTGAGGTGCTTCTATACAGTGTGGTCCTAACATCAATTAGCAGTAAAAAGGTGTCTCCAGTTCTGTAGGATTTTATCTGTTAAATTTTTTGATTTTCAATAGAATTAACTAAGGAGTGTTTATATCAGACACTGGAAACATTAGAGAACTCATCCTCTGTAGAACtgattataaaaacacacacaaatagaatagCTTCCAACAACTTATTATTATGTCATTCAAAGTTATTCAGAATAACAGCGGCCTCTTGAACATCTTGCTGAACAGGTTATGACAATTGTTATGAATACATTTCTCAGGATACAGTGTTTCTCTCCACCTCAGTATATTACCTTGTAGAAATGGCAACATCCACTCTCCATTTAAATTGTTCTATCGTGGGTAGGTGAGGATCATTCTGGGAGGTCGCTGCCTCTAGAGCTGCACGTCTACAAATATAAAGAGAGTTGGGAATCATAACATCTCCATCAATGGCATCTGAATGcctcaacaacagcagcagttcAGATATTCCTGGACCAATATCTGATGTCAATATGATGTGACAGAGGTCATTCATGTAatgataaaaatacaaaaaatgtatttcctcaTTACTGCATTAATAGTTTATTGAGTTCTGTGGGAAGATAACACAATAACCATGTGTTAAATTGTTTAAGTTCAACATACCGATTTCCAAACACCACACTGGAGAAATCTGTGATAAAGTCTTCAGGTATCCTAATTGACAGAAATACAAACAACAACTTTAGTATTCAAGGCTGCCATTGTGTTATTTGTGTACATGAGTGATAATCAAAACACTGAGCCTGTCATACAAACATGAAAAGCCTTACCTTAATTCTCTGAGATCGTCTTTGAAGGCCTAAACAGGGACAAAGCAGAAACTGTTGAATTTTCTATATGAATATAATATGgagaaaatattatatttaacaaGTGTGGATGTAAACAGGCAGATAAACCATGGGCAGCTAAGGCTTTTAATAAAGCTCTTTTACAGCTGTGTCTTCATTCCACACTATATCCTCATAGTATGTTGTGTGACTCGTAAGTATTTTTGTAGccagcacataaaaaaaagtatatactTTACTACAAAAACAGACAATTTTGAAATATGTCCATAAATGTGCATGAATCAAACTGCAACTATGAAATCACACTGTCAACTAAACTTCAGGAAGAGATAACATGTTTTCTGTAAGTGTACCACCTGcaatttatatatgtattaatTCATATCTGTTCTATTTAGGGTTGCAAACGGGCGGAACATTTTTCGGagaatttccggaaactttttACATGGAAGGTTAAGATTGCGAATTTTTGcaatataatgaaaaaaattTACCGCAAATTAAACACTGACCAATAAAAACGTCATTCAAAGCTCTATTTTAaggatgtatggaatgcagcaaatgctgcacgttgaatttcaaccatgcactgtgcatttctccataaCATGCTCAGTGCATTCTTCCATGTGCAGTGCATTCCTCCATCACATGCatagataattcccagcatcctgcacactacagcagggttATTGAAGCCACACTACTGCATTAAGCCAAGGACTAGTCAGGTTAGTtttgatgatattactgggggaaatatattagcatgctgattggggatagttcatctgttcatctagcctatttctattaatttatccatcaattaaaaaatatttgtaaagacgattccaattgtttagctaactatttatatctctggcattgcattagtgttttttacaagcctatttctcatcttattctacagaacaataccacgtgcactatctcatgtgtggagacatttcaccccagataatgtagaaggaaaggctgtgtacatttgcaactactgtgcaaagacctgtGTTAAGAATgccacaaagatgcagaagcatatagccaggtgcccaaagtttcctcagggctcaaataaGCTTATGacataacaaaatgtttatatttatatctgtatatgacaaggtaaatacagttagtataaattacccacacaaatTCCAGTCTATTCCTGTAAATTCCCGAATATTCCCATTAATTccaatggaaagtttccaactttgaataatcccggaattttgcaaccctagttctATTAAAGTGCTAAGGAACAACATCAGGTGCAGTGTCAGCACAGACTGCATCAAAGCTGAATCTGCAGTCATGTGCTCAGTTTTGAACACTTCATCATCCGTCATGATTTTGTATCAACACTGACAGTTTAGACATAAAGTACATATACAGCAGGATTTTTTTCAGGGCACTAAATAGTACATACATTGCACACTAAAAAAATCCGTAAGGGGACATATGCCCTATGTAGCATGTAGAGTGGTTTAAGACGTGATAGCAGGAGCCTGGAAACGAAGAAGCTCAAAACCATTCATCCGTccttcattttaatattttaggcCAGTACTTCTCTCACTGTAACATGCCAAAATATGTTTAGATAAAAAGCATGGTGTCCATTAATAGTACCTATGCAGAAAAACGTTTTTCACTACACTTAATTTGATCAGGGTCCCCATGTAGGACAATATTCAACCCCTGCTTATTTGTATGCTGTGTAATAACAGGACACCAGTCATATCTTGTATTAGTGAGAACAAAATGGATGAATTCAGCTGCAAACACCAGGATTTTGGTGGTTTACTCAGTCAGTTTGTTGCAGACTGTGATTTGCAGTGCCGGCCTGGCAGCGGTTACCTCCTGTTTGAGGGATGCTGTGGGGATGCGGATGGCCTCGGACAGCACTCGGTACATGCCGGCTATGATGTGACTGAGTCTCTCCTGTGGGACGGTGCTGCTCTCTGCTATCGCCTTCATCACATCCCTGCTGTCCTTCCCCTCCAGGGCACTGACCACAGCTGCAGGGAACATTATATTCACAGACACGTTGTTTAAGGGTTCTCCCAGTCACCAGTCTCCTCCACGTAGCTGTCTGTTATCTCACTAACCAATACACATATCACAGATTAGCAGTAAAGGTTTCAACTAATTAAAGGTCAGTTGATTATAcactatataatatatatatccaCAGATATGCTATCTAAAGCTGTTAAAGTATGCAGTGTGTGATCATGTAACATTAGAGACAGAGGATTGGCACGTACCTTTCAAAATTCTTCTGAACGTTTCGTGGTCCACATCCTTCAGGCTTTTCGACATAGACTCAATTTCCGGTGGTATCCTGCCTCCTAGAAAGCTGGTGTCTCTGGAGGCCATGACTAAGCACACCCTAGTGtacaatacacacaaaaaacaggGAGAATAAACGGTACATTTACAGAAGAAGACGAAGTGCTATCCTCCttttctgcttctcttctgtttttgtGACAGCTTCCGCCTGCAGGTCACATGACGCGCGCCTCGCTCGCTCCCGGGAGTCTCGCGGTGACGGCTCCGATCAGCGACAGAAGAGAAAGGATTTGCAAATGGAGGCAGCGGAGATGTTCTCCCTCTGAACGAGAAAGGGTAGGTTTTTATAACACTTGCAGCTTCTTCGGTACGTCCCCAACGTGTGTTCACACCGCATAGGTTTGTTAGCGGGTAGAAAAGATCAGTTCGACGTCGTTCTATGAACCGGTAAACGCTACGTGGACGTCTGTAGCACTAGCATCGAGCTAGCGCTGTTAgcgtgtgttgttttgttttttgccaagctaactgtttgtttttacgGAATACGATAACCTGTAATTTACAGTGTAACCGAACTTAATGGGACGTGAGAGAGCgtctattaaaaacaactttcaaAAATGGTTTCAACAATCAAGCTACATGAGCGATAGATTTAACATGGATCATATTCAAGGGTTGTGTAAACAATCAGCAGGAACTccgtttatttaatattatcaGGGATTCTAATTAAGCATCAGCAAGACATATTAACAACAATGACCTCTACAattgttaattaactgttaactgttgatattaatatattttatgaaagaaaaacaaacttacaCACGAAAGGCGAGTCCATTGAAGTTCATTTCGTTTTTATAGTTTGATAAGGTTTTGGAGCAGTTTATTCTTGTTTGTAAATGTATCGTTTTGACCGAAGTGATCAGAAACTGAGTTATTTGCGAATTGTTCGAAAATATACCCCAAATAAAGTTCAttaaaagtttattacacaATTGTGACAGATAGAACTGGGTTCTGTGTTTTGCCTGAATCTTTTCCACATCACCTTCATAGGGATATTTGTGAATTCAGAAATCTCTCAGGATGCTTTATGACAGCTACATGAGGAGAACATCATTATTAACACAGTTTAAGATTCATGTTGTCCACGTAAAGCTTATTTCTCCACCCTGTACCGTATCTGTCATTCATGGTCATTTAGCTTGCTAATGTTTGTGGACACCTGTCACAAAAACCCACAAATCTAAAATATTACCAGTTTGTCATGTGTCCATAACAAACATTTGTTCTGAACCTGAGCCTAATTTagtgaaaaataacaatgagTAGAGTCACCAACACAGTAATCCATCTGTACAATAACCTTGCAACTGATTGATAACTACTTTGATTTATGTTGAGAGTTTAAAAAGTCAGTTTTAATGTAGTAATTGAGGCCGTAGCTGTATTGAAAGTGTcccttttgtttgtgtctgatgtttgttttcctttgtcaGGTGCATCTGACCATGTCTGAATCACTGTATGAGAAGTTTTTGGCCCCAGAGGAGccgttccctctcctctcccagaGAGCCAACCTCAGTGATGTGGGAACCCTGGACGTCAGTGACTTTGGGTGTCAGCTCTCATCTTGTCACAGAACAGATCCTCTACACCGCTTCAACAGTAATAGGCAAGTAGAGATCGAGTACTGTCTGATTCACACATATGCGTCACCTTTCTTTGAGGTAAACTTAAGCTGTCAGGTGAAACATGCAATGCTGATGTGTAAGAAGATGCTATTATTTGGGCATTTAACTGAAGATGTTGACCTCTATGGATCGGCTCAAAATCTGGACCCAACACAaactgctgcaggatgtgcagctGCAACTGTTGATGTTCACCTTACCTCACCATTGATGAATGTCAATGTGCTGGTTAAGTAGCATGATTCTTGG encodes the following:
- the commd5 gene encoding COMM domain-containing protein 5 — translated: MASRDTSFLGGRIPPEIESMSKSLKDVDHETFRRILKAVVSALEGKDSRDVMKAIAESSTVPQERLSHIIAGMYRVLSEAIRIPTASLKQEAFKDDLRELRIPEDFITDFSSVVFGNRRAALEAATSQNDPHLPTIEQFKWRVDVAISTSSLSRALQPSVLMQMKLSDGSLSQFEVPVSKFQELRYNVALILKEMNNLEKRSILQIQD